ATCTCAATAGCTTTATCTCCAGATAATCTAACTATACCTATTCCACCTTCACCACGAGGTGTAGATATAGCAGCGATAGTATCAAACATTATACCTCACCTACTTATCTTTTTCTTTTAATAATAATATATCTTTTTGGGTCTTTTCCTTCACTGTAAGTATCTAATTCTGGATATTGATTGATAATTTCGTGAATTATCTTTCTTTCTCTAGGAGGCATAGGATTTAATCTTATAGTTTTTCTAGTTCTAATAGCTTTTATTGCCATTTTATTAGCTAGTTCCACTAAAGTTTCATTTCTTTTTTCTTTAAATCCTTCTACATCTATCTCTATTCTAACCTCTTTTATAAGAGAGTTTAATAGATATTCAAAACTATTTAAAGTTTTTCCTTTTTTACCAATGATAATTCCTTTATCTTCTCCAGATAGATTAATTACATAGTTTCTTCCAATAGTTCCTGTAAATTCCACGTCTAAGTTTAATCCCATATTTTCGATTAACTCTCTTGTAGAAGTTAATATTTTTTCTACAATCTCCTCTTTTGGCTCTACATTAACTAATACTCTTTCAACTTCTTCCTCTTTCTTTTCATTAACTATAGCTACTTTAACTGGTTTTTCTTTTTTCTCCACAGTTTTTTTAGCTTTTCTTTCATTTCTTTCTTTTCTTAAATCTCTAGCAGTATGTCTTTCATCAATTGGTTCTACCTCAATGATTTTTTCCTCTACTACTTTAACTTCTTCAACGACTTCCTCTTTCACTTCTTCTTTTTTTAACTCATCTAAAGAAGTTACATAAGTTACATCATACACACCTTCTTTAGAAAATAATCCTAAAAAAGATTTACTTTTAACTTTTTCTACAACATCTACAATTTGCTCTTCTGATATACTTAAAACCCTTGCAGCTCTTTTTTTAGCTTCTTCGCTGTTCATAGCTTTTACTTCTATAACTTCTGCCATAAAAAACTACTCTCCTTTTTTCATAACGAAATATTGTTGTATAACCCCTGTTAAACTTGATACTAACCAATATAATTGTAATCCACCAGGCATTTTATAAGAAATAAATACCATCATAATAGGGAACATATACATCATATTTTTCATTTGAGGATTATCACTAGTACCCATAACTTTTTGTTGTACAAATGATACTACCCCGTTTAATATTGGTAAAATAAAATAAGGGTCTGGAGTTACTAGAGAGAACCATAAGAAAGACTCATCTGGTACAACTCCCTCTTTTCTTAATACACCAAATAAAGCCCATAAAATAGGTAATTGAATAAGAATAGGTAGACATCCACCTGCTGGGTTAACTTTATGTTCCTTATAAAGTTCCATTGTTTTTTGATTCATTAATTGAGGGTCAGAACCATATTTCTTTTTAATCTCCTCAATTTTTGGTTGTAATTTTTTCATCTCTTTCATTGACTTATCTTGTTTTAATGTAAGAGGTAATAATACAATCTTAATAAATATTGTAAGTAATATAATTGCTACTCCAAAATTTCCTGTCATTCCATGAAACATAACTAAAAGTTTTTCAAAAATTGCGTATAAAAAATTCATCTACCTTTTCTCCTTATTATTTTTTAATTCTGGTACTGGGTCATATCCCCCTTGACTGTAAGGGTGACATCTTAATATTCTTTTTATCCCTAAAAAACCTCCTCTTATTATACCATATTTTTCAATCGCTTCATAGGTATAAGCTGAACAAGTTGGAATAAATATACAATTTTTACCTAAAAAAGGGGACAAAAATTTTTGATATCCCTTAATTAATAGTAAAACTATTTTTTTCAAAATTAATTTAATCTTTAAAAAGCTTTCCTTTATAAAAAACTTTATCAAGGTCTTCCTTCATCTCCTGAAACTTTAGTTCCTTAAATTTTTCTCCTGCGTTTTTCTTACCAACAAAAATAATATCATACCCTTTTTGTATTCTATCTTCAGAATTTCTATAATACTCTCTAAATAATCTTTTTATTCTATTTCTACAAACAGCATTTCCAATTTTTTTACTAGCTACAAATCCACATCTATTATATTCTAAATTATTCTTCAAAAAAAATACAAGGGAATAAATTCCATAAGTTTTTTTTCCATAATTATAAACTTTTTGAAATTCAGCATTCTTAACTAATTTTTCCATAATAACTCCATTATTTCAAAAAACCCGGTGATTTGCTACACCGGGTTCTATGCTGATAATTTTTTTCTTCCTTTAGCTCTTCTTCTTTTTAATACTTGTCTTCCACCTTTAGTTTTCATTCTTGCTCTAAATCCGTGGTCTTTTTTGTATTTTCTATTATTTGGTTGATATGTATGGAATTTCATCTCTAAAAATTCACCTCCTAAAAACTTTCTATATTACAGTATATTATTTTAAAAGAAAAAATTGATTTTGTCAAGTAGATTTATTATTATTTTTATATTTTTCAAAAAATAATAAAAAAATAAAAATTAAAAAAACAACAGCTCTTTTAGTTGTTTTTTGTTTATATGTTTATATGTATAATGTAAAGACTAAGTTATTAAAAAAATTTTAGTTAGTTATTGATTTTCAACAATTAAAAAAATTTTTTTATTATTATTCATATACAATGATTTTCATAAGGGATTTTTAAGGATATTATAAAATTTTTAATAAAAAAATCTAATATTTTCAATAATTTTTTACTATAAAAAATTATTATTGAATATATACACAAAAAAGAAACTTAGTTTTATTGTAGTTTTTATTTTCAAAAAAATATTTATCTAGTAATTTCAAAGATTTATTTATACCCAAAAATATTATTGAGTATATACAAAAATTTTTATATTGATTTTACAAGAAAGAAAAAAAATATTTTAAAGATTTTTATTGATATCAAAGAATTTCATAAAAAAATTAATTATTATTGAGAGTATACATAAAAATTTTAATAAATTTTTTTGTATTTTCAAGGATTATATAGATAATATTCATAATAAAAATATATTTTTTAATCCTATTATTTTATATTTAAAATTAGTTTTTTATTGAAATAAGAAAAAACAAACATATAAATTATTATTGAGTATAAACATATTTTTATAAATTTTTCAAAAAAAGCTTGTAATAAAATATATTTAGATTTATAATATGATACCTAAGAAAAATTATTAATGATGATATACATATAAAAATCAAAAATAATAGGAGCTGTATCATATGAGCAATATAAAAAAAAATCAAGAAGTTGAAGATGCATTAGAAAGTTTTAATATTGTTTCATCTGATTCCCTTATAGAAGATATCAACAAAATGGATATGAAGATGAAAAATCTTCCTGATATTGAAGTAAAAGAGGTTGTTATTCAAGGGGCTGGAAACTTTTTAAACCTTCAGGGAAATATTATAAATATCCCTGTTGAAATGATAGTATTTCCTTTTTTTACCCCTCAAAAACAAAATAAGAGAATTAACTTTCAATACTCTTTTGAGGATTTAGGAGTTACTATGTATTGTACTTTAGTTGCTAAAGACAATAATGATATGGTTTATCAGCCATCTATGTTTGAAGAAAAGATATACAATTTTCTAATCTGTATGTATGAAGGGAAAAAAGATTCTCCTACAGAGGAAGGTGAGTATATAGAATTTGAGATTTCAGATTTTATAGTCAACTTCTTAGGAAATAAAATGAATAGAGTTTATTACACCAAAGTAGAACAAGCTCTTAAAAATTTAAAAAGTACTGAATATCAGTTTGTTGTTTCAAATCATACAAAGTTTGGTAAATATAGATTTGAAGATGAAGAGTTTAAACTCCTTACTTACCAAAAACTAAAAAAAGGGAAAAAAGTATTTTATAGGGTTTTATTAAATAAAAATATAAGACAAAAAATAAAAGATAAAAGATATATTAAATATAACTCAAAAGCTCTTATGGAAATAATTACAAAAGACCCTATAGCTGGTAGAATTTATAAATATATAAGTAAAGTGAGATATGAAGAAACTGATGGACGGATAAATTTAAGAACCTTAGCTGCTATTATACCTCTTAGAATGGAGCAAGAAACAGAGAGAATTACCAAAACAGGAGAAACTAAAATCTATGTTTTAAACAGAGCAAAACAGGTGTTAAAAAGAGTTTTAAAAGCCTTTGATATATTAGTTGAATTGGGATACATATTAGAATACTCCTATGATGAATCTAAAAAAGAAGATACTTACTATATAAATTATACGTTCAATGTTGAAAAAGATGGTGAATGTCATATCTCAACTTTCATAGAATCTAATAAAACAAAAATGATTACAAACAAAAATAAAAATACTTCTTCTAAATCTGATAAAATTAAATCTAAATCTTTAGAAAATTTAGATATAGATGATATAGAATACAATCCAGAGGATATTCAAGAAGCTGAAATTATAGAAATTAAAGATAAACCTAAAAAAGAAAAAGCTAAACCAAAATCAGACCCTTATAAAGATTTACCTATCTCTTTAGTAGAACTTATTCATAAAGCTAAGAGAAATATCTATGCTTCAAGAGCTTGGGATAAGAGAACAGATACTAAGATTAGGAAAATATATAACGAAGATGGAGAGGAATTAGCTGCTGAAGTTTTAAAAATTATTTACAAAAACTTAAATAAAAATGTTAGAACTACCCTTGTTCAATATATAAATGGTATCCTAAAAAATATAGATAAGGGTGAATTTACAGAGAAACAAAACTTAACTTTATTTAATAACGAAGTTAAAGAGAAAACAATCATCAGTAAAAAGAAAATAAAACAAGCTAGAAAGAGTATTAAAAAATCTGTAATATCTGATATTAACACATTAAAAGAAGATGTTGATATTCCAAATGATATTAAAGATATAATTAAAGAATTTGAAAAATTAGATGACTATGAAAAATTAAAAGTGGAAGAGGAAGCAATTAAACTTTGTTCTAATGAGACAGGAACAGATGAAAATTTCCTACTTCTCATGAAAAATACTTCTAAACTTATATATTTAAATACTATAAAAAAATATATAGGTCAAATATTAGAAAGAAAATAATCATTAAAAAGGTTGTTATTTTTAAAAGTTGTTAATGAAATAGAATTTTTATAATTTAAGATATTTTATGGTTTATAAAAAATAATATCAATGTTTTTAAGGAACTTTGTTATTTTTAATAAAATAAATAAAAAATCTATGCAAAGAAAATTTTATTTTACAACAATATTACATATAACAACTTTTTTTATTACTAATCTTCCAAAAAAATAATTCTTAAAAATAACCATCAAAATTAACTTCCCAATAAATAAATTTTTCCTCCAGATAAAATAGCTATTAAAAACAGAATAATTTCTAGATTCTAACAAATTTTAAGAAAAATATAAATAAAAGTCAATTTTAAATTCATATTAAAATTTATTTAAATATAATAAATACAAATAGATACGTTTATAAAAATCAATTAAAATATTAATGTATATATACATTAATAAATAATTATTTATCTCAAGATTATTCATTTTTTCCTTTTTATCTCTACTCTAAGATATAAAAAAATTCGAGTAATTTTAAAATATAATGTTTTTTTCAATCTAGTCTAAAGAATATTTTATTTGGTGATAATATTATTCAATTGTAAATTATAAAAATGTAATTATTTGTATTATACTGTCTAACTTCCTATTTTAAATACTTTTAAAGTGATTAATATAGTAGTTCGATTTTTTTTAGAAATTATTTTATTTAAGTTTACATATAAATCTTCTAAATAAAAAATATAGAAAAAGT
This DNA window, taken from Fusobacterium sp. FSA-380-WT-3A, encodes the following:
- the rpmH gene encoding 50S ribosomal protein L34, translated to MKFHTYQPNNRKYKKDHGFRARMKTKGGRQVLKRRRAKGRKKLSA
- a CDS encoding chromosomal replication initiator DnaA, which translates into the protein MKKNQEVEDALESFNIVSSDSLIEDINKMDMKMKNLPDIEVKEVVIQGAGNFLNLQGNIINIPVEMIVFPFFTPQKQNKRINFQYSFEDLGVTMYCTLVAKDNNDMVYQPSMFEEKIYNFLICMYEGKKDSPTEEGEYIEFEISDFIVNFLGNKMNRVYYTKVEQALKNLKSTEYQFVVSNHTKFGKYRFEDEEFKLLTYQKLKKGKKVFYRVLLNKNIRQKIKDKRYIKYNSKALMEIITKDPIAGRIYKYISKVRYEETDGRINLRTLAAIIPLRMEQETERITKTGETKIYVLNRAKQVLKRVLKAFDILVELGYILEYSYDESKKEDTYYINYTFNVEKDGECHISTFIESNKTKMITNKNKNTSSKSDKIKSKSLENLDIDDIEYNPEDIQEAEIIEIKDKPKKEKAKPKSDPYKDLPISLVELIHKAKRNIYASRAWDKRTDTKIRKIYNEDGEELAAEVLKIIYKNLNKNVRTTLVQYINGILKNIDKGEFTEKQNLTLFNNEVKEKTIISKKKIKQARKSIKKSVISDINTLKEDVDIPNDIKDIIKEFEKLDDYEKLKVEEEAIKLCSNETGTDENFLLLMKNTSKLIYLNTIKKYIGQILERK
- a CDS encoding R3H domain-containing nucleic acid-binding protein, which encodes MAEVIEVKAMNSEEAKKRAARVLSISEEQIVDVVEKVKSKSFLGLFSKEGVYDVTYVTSLDELKKEEVKEEVVEEVKVVEEKIIEVEPIDERHTARDLRKERNERKAKKTVEKKEKPVKVAIVNEKKEEEVERVLVNVEPKEEIVEKILTSTRELIENMGLNLDVEFTGTIGRNYVINLSGEDKGIIIGKKGKTLNSFEYLLNSLIKEVRIEIDVEGFKEKRNETLVELANKMAIKAIRTRKTIRLNPMPPRERKIIHEIINQYPELDTYSEGKDPKRYIIIKRKR
- the rnpA gene encoding ribonuclease P protein component; the protein is MEKLVKNAEFQKVYNYGKKTYGIYSLVFFLKNNLEYNRCGFVASKKIGNAVCRNRIKRLFREYYRNSEDRIQKGYDIIFVGKKNAGEKFKELKFQEMKEDLDKVFYKGKLFKD
- the yidD gene encoding membrane protein insertion efficiency factor YidD — protein: MKKIVLLLIKGYQKFLSPFLGKNCIFIPTCSAYTYEAIEKYGIIRGGFLGIKRILRCHPYSQGGYDPVPELKNNKEKR
- a CDS encoding YidC/Oxa1 family membrane protein insertase, giving the protein MNFLYAIFEKLLVMFHGMTGNFGVAIILLTIFIKIVLLPLTLKQDKSMKEMKKLQPKIEEIKKKYGSDPQLMNQKTMELYKEHKVNPAGGCLPILIQLPILWALFGVLRKEGVVPDESFLWFSLVTPDPYFILPILNGVVSFVQQKVMGTSDNPQMKNMMYMFPIMMVFISYKMPGGLQLYWLVSSLTGVIQQYFVMKKGE